The window TGGAAATATGACAGGTTTGATATTAACAATTTTGATGATGCACAGTGTCAAGTTGATTTTCGTTTCAAGAAGATCCTATTTCGTTTCAAGAAGATTCCTAGCCACCCTAGTTGCTGTTTTTGGATTACcagaaaaaattataacctcGCAGAGAACAGTATGCAGTGGTTTAGAAGGACTTTGTGTTTTACTAAAACGACTTGCTTTTCCGTGTAGATACACGGATATGGCATCCTTATTTGGAAGAAACCCTACTGAGATATGccttatttttaatacagtaaTTGATTTTATGTATGAAACCCACTGTCATAGACTTAAAAATTGGAATCAACCTATCCTCCAACCTCAAAAATTGAAAGAATACTGCGATGCCATTTACCAAAAAGGATCCccattaaataattgttttggaTTTATCGATGGTACAGTCCGAGGAATCGCTAGACCTGAAGTTGATCAAAGAGTTGTTTATAACGGccataaaaaaaagcatgctCTCAAATATCAAAGTTTAGTATTGCCTAACGGTTTGGTGGGCAATTTTGCAGGGCCATACGAAGGAAGGAAACACGATGCTACTATGCTGTATGAGTCTGGGTTGTTAGTTCAACTGGAAAACCATGCTTGGTTCAACAGACAACCTTTGTGCATATATGGAGACCCAGCTTATCCATTAAGTGTACATTTGCAAGCACCATTTCGGAATGCAAACATAACACCAGACCAGCATGCTTATAATAAGGCCATGAGTGCAGTTCGTGTTTCAGTTGAATGGTTATTTGGACTTATTTCtaactattttaaacttgtggattttcaaaaaatgcagaAAGTTGGCTTAAGCGCAGTTGGGAAAATATATGTTACATGTGCATTGTTACAAAATGCTCATACATGTCTGTATGGAAATATAGTATCCGAATATTTTGATTGTCAACCtccaacattacaacaatactTTGCTTAGTAAAAcagttattgtattttttttaacaaaataacaaaaagatttaatatatattagaataATAACAGCAgctaaaacataaaactaatctttaagcagtgtattttatgttttcaaaacacgtttattatttattcaaaaacgcATTGAGTATAGTGTTCTGTTGAGCCATCATGGCAATCATCTGTTGCAACATAGCATTGTGTTGCTGCTGTTGGATTTCAAATTGTTGTCTTGCAAGTTCTTGAGCATGAGCAACTTGCTCTCTCTCCAGTCTTTTATTTTCCTTATCATATTCTAacttttcttttagaaaaataagtGTGTCTGAACTGCTTCTTCgatttaccaattttttttttcacttacaTTGTCCTCGTCTTTTCGTTTTCGAGTCTCACCAAATCTTTCCATGGCCTTTGTTCGCATTTctactgctttatttttttcagtttcatttACTAGTTTCTTCTGTTGAGActcattgtcattttttttttcagtgtctgtaaaaatattatacaattcTTCTATTAAGCTTTCTGATTCGGTAGGAATGTCACCTCCAAGTCCTGATGCTAGTTTAGCTTTGCTAGCTTTTGCTTTATACTTTCTCAACAAAATCATGAATCTTTCACGTACACCTCGAGGCGTGGCAACACATGGAAAAATATCAAGAGTGTTAATCACATCTGCAACAGCTGACCACCCTTGTCCGCGCTCTCTGCTTCCTTTTTTGTGTAAAAGAATTCCATTTCCAGCTATTTCTCTTAACATGAGAATGTCTTTTTCATCATCCCATTGCATGGATaacctaaaaatatttactaaaaactttaacttggtagaaaaaacgttaataaataaatataaataaaaacattaataaatataatatactcagcttatatttaaaaaagtagaatacTTTAAAACGAtaagcattgtttttttttaatgtttgaattaTATAACTTACTTTTTGTCCGCAAAATATTCTGCCATTTTTAACGTACTGTAAACAACGTGAAAACTGAAGTTTTGAAGTTGAGAACGGGACGTATAAATTTAACACGCGTCAAATTACTTGTCACCAGGCTACTTTTAGGGTTTTCACTGAGAAAACATACGTACGCGTCGCATTTGCTAAATCTCCATAttatgtttgttattttcaCCAAATGCGCGACGGGTGGCAAataaaaggagaaaaaaaaaagatttttcgccattttttatatttataatagtcAAGCATCGTTGTTTTaactgaaaagaaaaattttaattatttcactGTAATCATGATTAACTGTGCTTATTGTGAATATACTGCAAGCACCGCCAACTCTtataaatgtcatttaaaagtttttcacaaCAAACATAGTTATGGCGAAAGATTAGTTTGCAGACAGGATGGTTGTCCGATGGAATATAATTCTTTTCAAAGTCTTacaaaacatattgaaaaatctCATCAAGAAGTTTTTCAGACACCTAATTTAGAAGAAGTAGATATTACGCAACGATGTTTATATTCAAATAACTTGTCTTTAGCTGTTCACGATAACGAACCTGTTTGCACAGATAATatgtcaaagttttttattaaatttgatgaaATCGATGGTACTTTTGAAGATTCcgcttattttatttctaaactaaGAAGTTATTCTAATCTGCCCCTAACcactatattaaaaattgtggATGCATGTTCAGACTTTGTGTCATTAATTGTAACAGGAATTAGTAATGAGACTCAAGTAATTTTTGACAAACACAGGCTCCAAAATGAGGAACataataatttctttgaaaatatcTCACGCctcaaaaaatcttttcaagGTTTAGAAAGTTtgcataaacaaacaaattattttgaaaagaaaggatattatataaaaccaaaatcaTATCCAATAGGTCATTTTATAAGCACTCAAAGAACATCTAAAGGAATAGTTTGCTCAACTTGTGTTGCAACAGGGCAATATGTTTCATTAAAGCAGTGTCTTGAAGTTTTTCTTTGTCTTCCCGGTGTACTTGATGAAATAAGAAGTAATTTAAAACCGTCTACTAATGGTTTAGTTTCAGACTTTAAAGATGGAGAGTTGTGGAAAAATCATCAATTACGTCTTCAACATGTTCATtcccaaaatacttttataattccagttttttgtttttttgatgatttagaAACTGCTAATCCATTAGGTTCACATAGCACTGTTCACAAAATCGGAGCTTTGTGTAcaattctaaaatgtttaaaaccacTACATAACTCAAAACTTGAGAATATTTTGTTAAGTGCAATTATATATTCTTCTGATCgcattaaatattcaaataaagatGCATTTTCTATATACATCAAAGAAATGACAGAATTAGAAACAAAAGGCTTTACTATAAAAATAGATggtaatgaatttaaaatatatgttgttCTTGCTCAAATTATCGGTGACAATCTTGGTTTAAATGGAGTGTTAGGTTATGTGGAAAGTTTTACTGCCACATACCCATGCAGAATATGCAAAATGAAACGTAAAGACTTTGACAGTATTTTTGTTGAATCTGAATCTCTTCTTAGAACTAAAGAATGTTACAATTACGATGTTTCTTTACATAATTGTTCCCTCAATGGTATAAAGGAAAAGtgttgctttaataaaattccATCATTTCAtgttaatgataatatttattgtGATATTATGCACGATTTGTTAGAAGGCATTtgcaaatatgtttttcaaaaaatgttaaactatctagtatttcagaaaaaattctTCAGTTTAGGTGACATAAATAGCagaatgaaaaaattttcatacgATCACTCATCAATTCCTTCATGTCCCActgataatcaaataaaaaatggttcaaTTAATATTGGTGCAATTGAAATGCTAAATTTGGTTTTAAGCTTTCCTTTGTTAGTTGGAGATTTAGTTCCTTTCGATGACAATGTTtgggttgtttttttattgttaagacAAATTGTCCTTTACTCATTTGGTTTGCATTTTAGCAAGCCTGATTTATTGTATTTTGGTTTATATACTGTAAACTTCAAAGTTAAGCCACACTTAAACACAAAACAGGAATACTGTTTTGTGTTTAAGTGTGGCTTAACTTTGAAGTTTCATAACCTTATTCATTATCCACGTATTATTAAAATGCTTGGTCCGCTAAGTCATATGTGGGTAATGCGTTGTGAAGGTAAATTAAGAGGTTTTAAGCGGACTGCTTCATCTGTgggaaatttcaaaaatgtttgcaaaacaGTAGCTATTAGACACCAAATGGATCAGTCAACTCGGTTTATGGCAAAACATggcttaaaaaataatgaattttgtgTTGCTAAAACTGTTCCTATTTTACTTTGCCATGTGATTGATGGACAAACTATATCAGAATTGATAGGTAGTTATGGGTTGTACAGAGAAATTTTCCAAACAAAGAGTGTTTCTGTTAACTTCGTTAACTTTAAAATTGGTGATGTCGTTATTTATGCAGTTGAAGAATTATATCCTGCATTTTGTGTAATCAAACAAATTTTCGTAtctgatactaatttattttactttatttgtcaaaagttgtttattataactGAATGCTATCACTTGCAAGCTTTTGAGGTTGACATTGAAACAgagttaattgttttaaattgctcTCACTTTGATAACATTATCTCACTTTGGCCattaaaactacaaaatttaaataaaaataaatacgtTTCATTAATGCACAAAATATAACTATTGATTTTgtagcatttaaatttttttaatttttttgtaaataaaaaacatttatataattatttgatgTACTTTAGGGCAAGATTGAAAAGTCTTGTTGTTCAAAAGAGAAATGACGTTTGCAAACTAtattggaaattaaaaaaaaactgaaaatattcaGATGGGGGCAATAATACTTTACATATAAATAcctataaacaatatttataggtaaacatttaagtttatagaattttacattttttgttataagttatAACGTTTCAATGGTTATAACTTATAACCATTAAAACTTGTGCGATTGAAGGAATCTATTATTCTTTCTGTGACACAAGTTTTAAATGACTATaacttgtaaaatatataaattttaaaattctttaaacaatgtcaaatgaaaacaatgaaaattttaaaattctttaaacaatGTCTTTACTTGAAACTAAATAGGTATTTGTAGGTAGTATGTAAGGTGTTATTGCCATCTGAATCCATctgatcattttttatttatttataatttagtttacaaagcttattttgtttttaaaaaagcttttcaatCCTGctctttattttgtttcttgaagttttaaacaaatacatatttactatataaatgtatttgtattttctgtttttagtgaactgattttatgttttcaaaGTACATCGACACTGCCGTGTCAACATGCTTTGAATACATAAAATCAGGCATTGCAGGAGCAATTGCCCCATGCAACGGCCCCCACCGGTGTTGACGGCCATggtatttatttcaaaacaataaattacttttttgtattacattaaATAATTGACTAGTtttcatttactatttattggtgcattttatattataatatataacccTATACACTATTATAGTATACTATAAGTTTaactataactttaaaaaggataaattttcattattttatttttcggcttttttagtcatttagagttattttttccaaataaatttatataaatgatataatgtAATACAAATTTCTagtaatgaattttttttttcttttcctttatttttcttcatttttatagtGTCATTAAAAATGAAGGATAAAAAAGGGAGAAGTAGAATGCAATGTCTCAAACCAGGTTGTGATTGTGATGAATGCACAAAAGAGAAAGACTTTGGTTTGTGTGCCTATTGTGATCATGCACCAGTTTTACATAAAGGTATTtttaacaagtatttttatataataatatttcttaataattatagaaatattacatataacacaatgttttatatactttagTGGAAGACAATTTCAATCTTGTTGAAGATATTGAGTTAGCTCATTTCTCTAAGAGCAATGCAATACAGAATACAATTTCCAgtacagttattatttttataattttttgtcatGTGTTTCAAACTTCACATAGCTACAATAAGCGATGAAAGTAATGAAAAGCAAATCATTATAAACTCAAATTACTTGTTACTggtttttaggttttaaatattacataaacaagattttttcaaaaatatacctaatattttataaataatatttagcttCTCTCAGTATGTCTAACATGTTAGTTGAACCTCAAAACTGTACAAAAGAAAATGGAGATGCTACCTTTGGTATTTGCcttgcatattaaaaaaataaattattagtggctttaacgtttttaaatattttaaaagagtatacttaaaacacttgatttttttatgtaataatgttTCTCATTCTCACAGTACTAGTATTACTGTTTGCAACCCATGTCAATAATGATATTATTTGATTATAGAACCAGCTATTTTGAGCCGAAGCGAAATAGACTTCAATAACAAGGTAATGAGCCCGATGAAAAAGCAGTGCATACAGCAAGCTAAGCCATTCCAAGATTCAACTGGTAAAGTAGTTTCTGTATCAAAAACTGTACTTCATCATAAAAGCAATACTCTCTTTGAGGTTtgacatatttttctttatattgtttaactatAACTATATAATTTCTGTGgaagaaaatattataatacttaATTAGCATTATTGTTAACATATCATTAATcatcataattttaattataagttatattttgtttaattaacactgaaatattatttatgaatttaaCAGAATGGCTTAGCCCCGATCCTAAATTCTTGCACAGATGGAATGATTGTGTTAAGTGCTTCAAATCTAACATTTAGTTTACGCAGCAAATTTAAATTGCCAGCCTTAAACTGTTTAAGGTCGGCATCAggtttgcaaaaacatttatttacaaaggTTTCAccataaaaaatagaaacaagaTCGGCATAAGATCGGCGACTTAAATCACTTTAAAGTCGGCAGATAGGCCAACTCTAATTCCGAGggctgtatttatatatatatatatatatatatatatatatatatatatatatatatatatatatatatatatatatatatatatatatatatata is drawn from Hydra vulgaris chromosome 07, alternate assembly HydraT2T_AEP and contains these coding sequences:
- the LOC136082405 gene encoding uncharacterized protein LOC136082405 yields the protein MAEYFADKKLSMQWDDEKDILMLREIAGNGILLHKKGSRERGQGWSAVADVINTLDIFPCVATPRGVRERFMILLRKYKAKASKAKLASGLGGDIPTESESLIEELYNIFTDTEKKNDNESQQKKLVNETEKNKAVEMRTKAMERFGETRKRKDEDNVSEKKNW
- the LOC136082690 gene encoding uncharacterized protein LOC136082690; the encoded protein is MINCAYCEYTASTANSYKCHLKVFHNKHSYGERLVCRQDGCPMEYNSFQSLTKHIEKSHQEVFQTPNLEEVDITQRCLYSNNLSLAVHDNEPVCTDNMSKFFIKFDEIDGTFEDSAYFISKLRSYSNLPLTTILKIVDACSDFVSLIVTGISNETQVIFDKHRLQNEEHNNFFENISRLKKSFQGLESLHKQTNYFEKKGYYIKPKSYPIGHFISTQRTSKGIVCSTCVATGQYVSLKQCLEVFLCLPGVLDEIRSNLKPSTNGLVSDFKDGELWKNHQLRLQHVHSQNTFIIPVFCFFDDLETANPLGSHSTVHKIGALCTILKCLKPLHNSKLENILLSAIIYSSDRIKYSNKDAFSIYIKEMTELETKGFTIKIDGNEFKIYVVLAQIIGDNLGLNGVLGYVESFTATYPCRICKMKRKDFDSIFVESESLLRTKECYNYDVSLHNCSLNGIKEKCCFNKIPSFHVNDNIYCDIMHDLLEGICKYVFQKMLNYLVFQKKFFSLGDINSRMKKFSYDHSSIPSCPTDNQIKNGSINIGAIEMLNLVLSFPLLVGDLVPFDDNVWVVFLLLRQIVLYSFGLHFSKPDLLYFGLYTVNFKVKPHLNTKQEYCFVFKCGLTLKFHNLIHYPRIIKMLGPLSHMWVMRCEGKLRGFKRTASSVGNFKNVCKTVAIRHQMDQSTRFMAKHGLKNNEFCVAKTVPILLCHVIDGQTISELIGSYGLYREIFQTKSVSVNFVNFKIGDVVIYAVEELYPAFCVIKQIFVSDTNLFYFICQKLFIITECYHLQAFEVDIETELIVLNCSHFDNIISLWPLKLQNLNKNKYVSLMHKI
- the LOC136082404 gene encoding uncharacterized protein LOC136082404 isoform X1; the encoded protein is MKDKKGRSRMQCLKPGCDCDECTKEKDFGLCAYCDHAPVLHKVEDNFNLVEDIELAHFSKSNAIQNTISTSLSMSNMLVEPQNCTKENGDATFEPAILSRSEIDFNNKVMSPMKKQCIQQAKPFQDSTGKVVSVSKTVLHHKSNTLFENGLAPILNSCTDGMIVLSASNLTFSLRSKFKLPALNCLRSASGLQKHLFTKVSP
- the LOC136082404 gene encoding uncharacterized protein LOC136082404 isoform X3, whose protein sequence is MKDKKGRSRMQCLKPGCDCDECTKEKDFGLCAYCDHAPVLHKVEDNFNLVEDIELAHFSKSNAIQNTISKPAILSRSEIDFNNKVMSPMKKQCIQQAKPFQDSTGKVVSVSKTVLHHKSNTLFENGLAPILNSCTDGMIVLSASNLTFSLRSKFKLPALNCLRSASGLQKHLFTKVSP